The Antechinus flavipes isolate AdamAnt ecotype Samford, QLD, Australia chromosome 4, AdamAnt_v2, whole genome shotgun sequence genomic interval tattgtatctaggatatactctaactatttaacatgtaaaggactgcttgccatctgggggagggggggaaggagggaggggaaaaatcggaacagaagtgaatgcaaggaataatgttgtaaaaaaattaccctggcatgggttctgtcaataaaaagttatttaaaaaaagagacttGCTGTCCACATAAGAAGAGTAGGGGATGACAGAAGGGTTGAGTCCCTGTAGCTCCTGGATCATTCAGGATATTTAGTTCCTATATGCATTTCCCGGGAGGTTGGAAAAGTCCTActagagggaggagagaaagctcCCAGTGGCCGGGAAGAGACTTGGGAATCAAGAATTGACAAAGGATTCAGGAGGCTCTAACTCCAAAGACCGATATCTTTATTCTGTAAAATCCCAAGATTCGGGGACCTCAGAGACTCCAATCCTACCATGCTCTagatgaggaaagagggaaggaaagggcctAATCAAGTTCTACCAGTAGCAAATGACAgggccagaatttgaatctaCAGCTTCTGACCTCAGGTCAGGAAAGCTATATCCCCTAAACCTTGGTGCTTCAAATCAAATCCATTCACAATGTGACAGCTAATCTGGCCCCCCTCTCTCAAAcgcttctcttctccaggttaaaaatGCTCAATTTCTCCAATGATTCCCCAGATACACAGGTTCCAGACCCTTCTCCATGCTGATCACCTCCTCTAGAAAGAAGCTCTTCAGCCCATCAGTGACCTTGTTAAACACGGCGTCCACTGGCTGGACAACCACTTTGGGGCATATCACTAGAAGGTTCTCAGAAAGGTTTGATTTGAGGTTTCTCTGGGCCCTTCTAGTTCTGGCCACCTGTGACTTTGGGCTTAAACTGGGGGAGGGAGAAGCCAGAACTGAGCTGCCCATCTGCAGTTGGGTTGGGAGATCACTTCTGGTGGGAAGGCCCCTGTCCCAGGGACTGGGGAGATGGACGGAGCCCCGACTGCTGGAAGTGGACCTTTCCCCAGGCTGCTGCTCTTTCAGGGTCATCTTCAGGTGGCTAGAGGAGCTGCTTCTTGGAGGGAATGGGCATCTCAGCGCCTGGCATGAGCTCACTGGAGAGGGCCGGGCGTGTGGGAATGTTTTCTGGCCCAGCCCACAGCAGTAACATTGGTTCATTTGGGGAGCACCTTCCTCTGGTACTTTCCAGGTTACAAAGTGAGACCACCTCACTTTGGGAGGTCATCGGGATTATGGACAGTTACTCCTATTGGACAGAGGAGGACGTTGTGgctcagagagggagaggggcTGTGGTCATAGGACTAGCTGAGAACTTGGCTCCCAACCCTGCGTCCTTTGTtgtccccctccccactccctaaCTGGCTGTGGCCGGGGCTCAGTAGGGTGGAATAGGGAGAACCCCGTGGTCCGGTCCCGGAGCCAGCTCCTGTGCTGCTGGGAGTCAAAGCTGACCTTCTACCATCTcagacctccctggcttcctaaACTGGTGGCCCTCCCTCCTCTAACCGGGGCATAAATAAATAACTTATGTAATAAATAGCTGCCCCAGGGCCCGGGGCTGCCCCAGGGCCCGGCTCTCCTCAGACCAGGCGTACAAATCGTGCCTCCCCTCGGCTGCTGCGGCACTCTGTGGCCCCCTGCCAAAGGCCGGGGTCTGGGGTCCCAGCAGCTGTCCATCTCTTCTGCTCCCAGGGTCCGGCAGGCCTTCCGGGGGCTTCTCCACGGCCGCCTGCCTGGCCGGCAGGTGAGTAGCCCAGAGGGGTGGGCTGCCAACGGCTTCGGGCTCCAGGAGGGGGCCACTGCCTCAGCCTAGGCAGCCACAAGCGGCGGCAGAGAGGCTGTCCACCGTCCTCCAGGTGTTGCTGACGTCCATGAAGGAGACGGCCTTGTAGGCCGTGGGCCGGCAGCAGGGGTGGCTGAGCACCCGGACGGAGCCCCTCCCGGGCTGGGCGGGGAGGCGCAGGCGGCCGGTGCGCAGCAGGTGCGCCAGGCTGATGTCATGGTTGGAGCGGACCTTGGGGCAGGCCCCGCTGCAGTACTGGAAGCGGATCAGCTCGTCCGAGTCGTGGCCCAGGCCCAGCTCGTGCACCCTCACCAGCTCTGTGCGCAGGTGGCAATCGAGCTTCGCCCTCCGGGGGCCCTGGCTCTGGCCCCGGACCCTCTCCCGTTGGCCCGGCTTGCCCCGGGCCCCGGCCTGCGCCTGGCCTTGGAGCAGGGGCGACAGCACTGGCTTTGGCCCCCGACCTCCTCTCAGAGGCTTGGGGGTGCTTGGGATTGCATCTGAAAGAGAGGCACAGAGTTCTTGGGGAGcccacccccacctcctccccccctGCCCCAGCTTCCTCCTCTGGACCCCAGGAGCCTGCAAAGGCAGCTGCCCGTGCTGGCATTCCCTCCTGCCCCTTTCCACGCCCCCTCCCCACGCACTCACCAGGCAGGCTGTGGGCACCGGCTCCAAGGGCTCCGATGAGGGGCACCCTGGGCCCAGCGCTGCAGAGGACGGggggcggcagcagcagcagcagcagcaggagggcCCCCCCGGCTCGGCTCTGACACAGGGGTGCCTACAGGAGGGAGCAAGAAGAGAGCACAGCTGGTGGAGGAGGAGACTGAGAAGAGATCCGGCTCCCTCTTAGGAGTCCTCCCCCTCCCAACTGAGCCCCACTCCCAGCACAAAGGCCTGGAGCCTCCCGGGCCCCTTCTGCCGGTTCCCGGCCCCTCCAAAAGTTCTGCCCAGCCGAGACTTCCAAGCTAGCTTCATCCCTGCCCATTTGCCCCCCACCAGCCTCGGCCTCCCGGCCCCTCCCCAGGTTggtccctccctcctctccagaTTGGCTCACCATCCCTTGTGCCCACGGGCCTCGGGGTGAGTGCCCAGTGTGAGGCAGTGTGGGCCAGTGTCCTGGAGCCCACCGACCCCCACCCCCGACCCCGACTTTATCCTgagcccccctcccccaaggccCCTTTGACTCTCCTCCAAActgtcccttcctcctcctttcagcTTGAAaagcttcctgcagaaggtggggTTTGGGTGGTGTAGAAGCaagccagggaagccaagagGCAGAGGTGCAGAGGGAGAAGTCTGAAATACCACCCAGAGCGTTTTCTATTTGAtactggaggtaatagggagccacaggaGATGGAGGAGGGTCAGCCTTGAAGTTTAGGCATTAAAGCTAAAAGCCCCATcagcccttcccctcccctttcccaggCTGGACAGCCCCGGCCCGGCCCAGCCTTTCTCTCAGCCTAATACTCTGCTGGGATTCAGCCCATCCTCTCCCACTACCCAGGCTCTTCCTCTGGTCAGCCTCTACCTCTGGCCTCGGAGAGGCCCTTTCTCCAGCCTCAGCGTTCCCCTCCCTGGATGGGACTGGGGAGACCCGGGCTTGGATCACTTACCGGTCTGTTGGGAGGGTCCCTGGGGGTCTTTCTTCTCCACATCATCTCGGGCTGCTGGCTTCTGGGCCCCTCCTTTTCTGCCCCTTGCTCTAGCTGCCAGCACCCCCAAGTACCGTACAGGAAAAGAACCCTGAAAAGAGAAGCAGGAGATCTAGAGCTTTGCTTTGGACTCTGGGGGCTTCGGGAGCGATCCTTACCCCGCTCTAAGCTGCCTGAGGCACCTGGGTGGTAGAAATGACAGAATGCTGGACCCAaatcaagacctgagttcaaatccagactgacatatactagctatgtgactctgggcaagtgcctctgtctgcttctctcagttttctcatctgtaaattggacataataatagcacctatccccggggttgttgtgaggataaaacgaAACCAACCTTAAAGGACTATAGAAAAGCTAGGGCTAACTCTTCCTCACATCGGAGAGGGGGAGACTAAGAGCTCTCCCCAAGCCTCTTGTTCTGTACCTCCAAGCCGATGAGCCGGCTCCGGGGGGCCTGGAAGCCCGGGGTCGGCTGTGCTCCCGTGCCCGCTCTCCGTCTGTGGTGCCCCCCTTGCTGGAGGCTCCGGCGAGTGCTCGCCTTGGCTGTGCCCCGGGGGATCTGGGGGACGAGGCCTTTTGTCTGTGGCTCGACTTCTTCCTAGCCCTACCCGAGCTGACATGTGGACGCTACCTGCCTCGCGGGACACTGTGCAGTAAGGAGAGCGCTCTGGGCAGAGCGCTAGGGAAATGGGAATGATGGGTAACAGCCTGGGGAGGAAGGCGGCTAGAGAGGGTAGTGAAAGGGAATACATGGAGGCGAGGATTATACACAGTCACACCCGTAGGGAGAAGACAAGGACTATgctccctccccctgccccccagGACTGTCCCCTCGGTCTGGGGGAAGGGCAGCCTCATGGAGAGGAGAGGGGGCACGTCTGAGCTGCCGTTCTAGCTGAAAATGGCTCCTCAGAGCGACCTGGGCCGGAGCCTCGGCTCAGAACAAGGCTTGGGTGGCCGCCGGTccctctgtgcctcagtctcCCCGCCACGTCCCCACACAGTTTGGAAAGGCTTCCTCTGGCTGGAGGAAACCCTGCTGTAGCTCAGAACGGCCACCAGGTGACAGCCTCTGCCCGATCGCAGGGGCAGTCAGCACCGCGGCCTCCCGCAGTTTCCACCTGTTGTTGAGCCAAGGCCTGGGGGCGGGCAGCGGCCAGCCCCTCCCTTTGCAGTCCTTGACCTCCAGAAGGCCCCAGGCTCTCTCGGCCCAGGCTGGGGGCTCTCCTGCCCAGTCCTGGGAGGTGGAGGGAGCTGGGGAGCCCGGCAACTCCCCGGATGCAAGATGCAAGGCTCTGGCTACGTGCCCGCCCCGCTGCCAGCCAGAGAGCACCCAAGGATGTGCCCGGGTGCTCCTGCCCTGGAACTCTGGGTCACACCACGGCTCTGCTGGGCTCCTCTAGCCCTGAGCCCTAATCCCTAAGCTCTGGCCCAGCTGGCAGGCCCCAGCCTCTCACCCAGGGCCTCCAGGCCCAGCCTGGTACACTAGTGCTCCGACACAGGGTGCCCCCTCTGAGCCTGGCACTGTTTTGCCCACACTTGTCCGTTCTGAGCTTACGGACATTCCTAGCCAAACCAATCTGCCCTTCCCTGCACGAGGAGACATGATTGCCAGCCTGAagccccactccttcccccaggtCTGTGGGCATAACGACCTCCAGGCCCAGGCTGGGGCTCTTACATGATGCTCCCTATTGggactgcccccccccccagaaaaCCCGGAAATTCTGGTGGGACTCGGGGCAGCCCCTGGCCCCCCCCACTCTCCATGTGAGCTGCTTCTCTGGGTCTAGGGTTAAGCTGCTGTGGGCTGTGCTGGGCCAGTCTGGGGTGGGGAGTGGGCAGAAGGTCTAACAGGGCCCCACCTGCCTCCATGGTCACTTGGTGGGGGCTGTGGGGGGAATGTGGTGGAGGTTCTAGCTTGGCCTAGGGATGCCCCCTTTGGGGATCCCTAAGGCCTTGGGGTCAGGCCAGGCTggccttctccctccctttggaTGAGAGCTCCCTCTTCCCTTGTCCCTCCTCCAGGGAGTCTTCCCAGATAGCTAGGCCTTTGGTAACCTTCTTCCCCTTACCCTAGGGCCCTGTCCCCGGGGCACCTGCTGCCGCTGCCGGGCCTCTTGGGACTTTCTGATGGCCCTTGGCAGTGAGTTCAGCCCAGGCTACTGCCTCTAAGATCTCTCTCCCTAGGGCTGCCCTAGCTCgggagctggggggaggggggagggagggaggaagggttaGCCCTCGGTCTTTTCCGGGGGGAGCATCCTCGTCCTCcactccccctcttcccccagcTGGGCCTGCTCTGGGAAGATGCTtctgcccctcccctcccctgagACTTGCACCGAGTTCTGCCTACCAGGCTCTCCCAGCCCTGCCCAAGTGAGGTGGGAGGGCGACAGGAGGGGGCAGCGCCTCTCCACGCCCCCACCCGGCCCAGGCCAGGCCAGGTAGCCTTTGCTCCGACTCCTCCTGGATCCTTGGGGAGCCAGCCGTGGAGACTCCCCCCCGAGGACGCAGGTACTCACCTTCCCCTTCAGCGCGGCGGTGGCGGCGTCCCGGGCCCCCGTGGCTGGGGGCGCCCCGTTAGGAGCCAGGGTTCCGCAGGACCACGCCGGGGCTCCTCACCTGGGGCTCCGCACCTGGGGCTGCCGCCCTCTCGCCCGCCACGGCTCCGCACCGAGCCTGACTGGGCTCCCTGAGGCCGCGACGGGAACTCGAGTTACTACCGCCTGCAAGGGGCGGGCTGGGGGCCGGGCGGGCTGCGGGCGGGAGGACAGGGGGCTGGGGCGCTCGGGGGGCGGTCTCACCGGCAGCCAGCGCGGGGCAGGGCCGGGcagggcggggcggggcgggacGGGACGGGACCGGGCTGGGCCGGGAGGGAAGGAGGCGTGGGAGTAGGCGGCCGCCGACCGGGGGTCGAGTTGGGGGGGGAACTAGGGGTCCGGGGTcacagagggagaagggagggaagagcgGGACGGCTGAGGAGGTGACTGCTAGCTAGACGCCTGCCCCGGCGATCGGGGCCTGTTCCCGGGGTTTCTCCCCTGCCCGGGAGCCGTCTCCTTCCCGGGGCCCCCAGATGCCTGACCCTGAATCGGGGGAGGGCTCCCTTCGGCCGGGACTCCGAACTCCGCGAGGCGGAGGGGAGGGACCGCACTGCCGGCGGACGTACTGGACGGCCCCGGAGAGCGGGCAGGAGGAGGGCGGGGGCCTAACCGGGAGCCCAGGACTGGGGAGATCCCCGGGGGCCCGGGAGCCGCGGGGTGGGCGCCGCGGAAAACGAGGCCACGGCGGGACTCACCGGTCAGCTCGCGGAGGCGGGCACACGGAGGACCCGCGCCCAGAAAGCCGCGGGGCTCGCTGAGAGGAACCAGGGACCAGACGGGCCCGCGGGCTTTGGGGCCCCGTCTGAGGGGCTGAGCCCAGCTCCATCCCTCTTCCTTCGGCTCCGTGGCTTCGCAGCCGCTGCCGTCTGGTGTCAAATTCCAGCTCGGGAGTCACCTGATCCGGATCTCGGGGCTGGGCCGAGCAGGGcagggcgggggcgggggcggatGGAGGGCCCCCCGGTCCCGTCAGTCCCCCCCAGTCCCATCCCCCTGGGCTGCTCACCTGGGAGCTCCCCGGGGGCCAGCCCTTCCAGCTACCGCGGGCCTCCTGGCACCTGGGACAGCGCCCCAGGGAccgggaggggagagaaagggcgCTAGTCTCTACTCAGAAAGGTAGGTGGGTGGGGGAGCTCCCAGGATACTCGCCAGAGGAAGAACCGCGGAGACGGGGACCTCCTAGTCCTAGTGGGTGCGGGCAACTGGAGACTGAGGGCAGAGAAGGGAAGGCCAGGccgggaagaagagagaggttaGAGACACTTCAGTGGcaatggaggggaaggggaagaggggacTAATTGGTTACATCCTGGGAGGATTCATACTTTGTCTTGACTGAAGCCACCATACTTGTCTCTCTCCTGAGAGCCCTACCCCTTGGCCCCTGGCGTGGGGAGGGCACACAGTGAGGAGTACCTGACTCACCACCTTACCAACCGTTTGGGGCTCTCTGGGCTGGGCTGGGCACCCGGGGCCCTGGGAGTCGGAGCCCCCACCTGGCTCTCCAGGTGAGTTTAGTCCCTGCTCCCTCAGAGAGCCCTGATTAGGGATGAGGCATTCACTGGGGCCCCGGGGAGCCTGGGCCTTGGTGCCTTGACAAGGCAGGGCTCACAATTCTAGGAGTCCTAAGGGCCCCTTCTCTCAAGGGTCCATCCCCCAGCATTC includes:
- the ARTN gene encoding artemin, with protein sequence MMWRRKTPRDPPNRPAPLCQSRAGGALLLLLLLLPPPVLCSAGPRVPLIGALGAGAHSLPDAIPSTPKPLRGGRGPKPVLSPLLQGQAQAGARGKPGQRERVRGQSQGPRRAKLDCHLRTELVRVHELGLGHDSDELIRFQYCSGACPKVRSNHDISLAHLLRTGRLRLPAQPGRGSVRVLSHPCCRPTAYKAVSFMDVSNTWRTVDSLSAAACGCLG